Proteins encoded together in one Lathyrus oleraceus cultivar Zhongwan6 chromosome 5, CAAS_Psat_ZW6_1.0, whole genome shotgun sequence window:
- the LOC127080562 gene encoding uncharacterized protein LOC127080562, whose product MLLGLCIDGKVVNGRVNQDNSICDELLSAPLSEITTMVETYSQARGQVLQRVCFLYISWAKFSFEYSSLLIFAIFILLCFEEIMEVSSSSNIMDNQRLPQLENVTDVFLPAAEYEVPNPHGDDLTLDHETRRRLLNRGYSKTHREKKKCHIENLEDKKNSLSDIICKEVPMFKVYTNFNSVIKSKINTLEETLSQVNSNGEVVNVEMDKMINTLEQVRLSKEATEAEFIRKKKGGK is encoded by the exons ATGTTGTTAGGTCTATGTATTGATGGTAAGGTCgtaaatggtagagttaaccaagataacTCTATATGTGATGAATTGTTGAGTGCCCCTTTGTCTGAAATCACAACTATGGTAGAGACTTATAGTCAAGCTAGGGGTCAAG TACTG CAAAGAGTATGTTTCCTCTATATAAGTTGGGCAAAATTCTCATTTGAATACTCATCTTTGTTAATATTTGCTATATTTATATTATT GTGCTTTGAAGAAATCATGGAAGTATCATCAAGCTCTAACATAATGGATAATCAAAGGTTGCCACAACTTGAAAATGTGACTGATGTCTTTTTGCCTGCTGCTGAATATGAAGTCCCAAATCCTCATGGAGATGATCTAACTCTAGATCATGAGACTAGAAG ACGTTTACTAAATCGAGGATACTCCAAAACCCATCGAGAGAAAAAGAAATGTCATATCGAAAATCTGGAAGACAAAAAAAATTCACTCTCT GATATAATATGTAAAGAAGTTCCAATGTTTAAGGTTTACACAAACTTTAATTCTGTTATTAAGTCTAAAATTAACACTTTGGAAGAAACATTATCTCAAGTCAATTCAAATGGGGAGGTCGTAAATG TTGAGATGGATAAGATGATCAATACACTGGAGCAGGTGAGATTATCCAAAGAGGCAACTGAAGCTGAGTTCATTAGGAAGAAGAAGGGAGGAAAATGA